The Alnus glutinosa chromosome 10, dhAlnGlut1.1, whole genome shotgun sequence DNA window ctattctctctctctctctctctctctcttaaatttTGTTTCTATGTACTCATTAGATGATTTTGCTGATTTTGGTTGAATTTAGGGATTTCCGGTGAGTGTCTCTAATTTATACCTTGGTAATTAAGGCACTCAATGACCAATCTCGGGTTTTTTTGTAGGTTCTTGTATTGAATGTGGAAATTATTGGTTGTAAAATTTGTATAGATTCTCATGTTAAGATTGCATCATCGTGTACATGCTATTAACACGTACAgttacacagagagagagagagagagagagagagagagagagagagtgtataTCATGTAATTTAGTTATAGGAAAGTCGTGCACACGGTTGCATTAGTTTATGTATAGCATTTGACACATACCAGTTACTCATGTATGCATAGAATTTCACTTGTATACCGACTTAACatcatacatgcatgcatgcatgcctaTACATGCAGAAATTTTACAAAACAAGACGTGTACAGTCAATTATGACTTGGGATTGTGTGTGCTTGAGTGTTTTATATGTATTCCTCCAATcggttgaaagaaaaagaattgacATGTACATAAATATGCAGATTTTTgagaaacaaatttttttttttttttttgataaataatctATTTTATATCCTGTTGAACCTGATTCATGGGAAAATGTAATTTGTAGcttattttcatttataatgAAGTATATGCAAAATTTTCTTGAATCAACTAAATTAAACTGAAGGAGAATTTGTGGGTTGGCTCCTTTGATTAAGTTTTAAAAACCAGCTGGTCTAGTACTTACTGATCGATAGTTGGTAATTAATTGCTGAAGTATCATCATATGcattagtgtatatatatatatatatacactaaccTCGATCTGGAAGTTCTATTGCTGCTTGATTGCTGGCTCTTGAGAACTAAAGACAATATGCATGGATTGTATCTTGATAGTACGTTTGACAACTTGTAGAGCTATCTGCTAATTAATGATTCTTTGTTCAATAAAAATTCAATCATTTATCTAAAAGGAAAAAGTGGTCAAATCGAATATTGTTCTATAAAGGAGATGACATATTTTGTAAAAGATGAGATCTGTGTGTAAAAGTTCAACAagcccaaaaagaagaaaaaggttgaGCATATTCTTGTAAACATGGAAgggattttttttggaaaagatgcATATATATGTGCTATGCTCTTTATTAGTCACGAATCCCAAGTTGGTAGCACATTAAGATGGGTCTGAAATAAAatgatgcaaaaaaaaaaaatgttgttttagCTAGCAtctaaaatatatgtttttaaaatagcaGTGGCATTGAAATATAATTAATTGAGTTGAATTTCATTGAtttccattttcttcaaaacaGGTAAATTAAGCTTGCCTACTTTTTAAACTGAATTCTGTCATGATTTGGTGATGATGATTCGGTGTGCATGATGATTGGTAGGGATCAAAATtccttacaattttaaaaaaatttgagattctcaaatttttatctcaaatttctttgaaatcaatccattttttaaatatcgaaatgacatgaaaaatactatatattaaagatatgacatgttaacaatgaaaccgaaaaaaaaaataaaataaaaaataaaaaataaaaaatcattccaaaatgttttttctttacttttgaaatgacgcttattttttactaaatcgaaagacaattttttgctcaaaacttttatacgacataaagtgtaagaaaaaacattttggaatgattttttttttgtttcattgttaacatgtcatatctttattatgtagcatttttcacgtcATTTCGAAGTAAAAAACGGCTTGATTTCAAATACGATTGCCCTGGGAATCAAAAAATGTTTCATTTGACAGGAAGGAAGTTTGtttattaaagaaaagagaaaactgaGTTTTTTTGTGCTAAAAAGCTGATGAAAAATCCTACTAGATCTAGAAGAAGGAAGTAGCTCTTTTGATCACAGGGTTGATTTAGTACTTACGAATTTACTTATCAtgttgatattattattttgttgtgtttACTTATTGAGGTTTTAGTGATCTGGTTATTGGACAGGGGGACTAAAAGTTTAAAGTTTTTCTGCTGCTCCAACTTTATCAAATGTGTATTTTACTCCTTTCCGCTGTGAATTTCAAACAAGTTTAGTTCACACCTTGAGGTTTTCCCCTTTATTGTGGATTAGAAGTCGGGGGTGACAGGGACTTGGCAAATTTTTGGCAGGGGGGTGGGGGAGATTGATACAATCTTTAGTTTGGGGGACATTAcaaattgagtggtagtttgaggtaatatgtatacttttccctcttttgttttttcttttttaccattttagtgttttgtgtgcTGATCGAGGATATTCGGAATATGTATTGGCCAAATGTAATGTTGGTCTATGGTTGATGGATTTGTTTTGAGgttgtatatttattttgggtTGATATTAATGTTACTGATTGTAGAAAGTTTGCTGAGGTATTCTGGGtagttgaaaattttgatatggCCAGTTATGGAGAAGTTGTAGTTAAAAATTTTGGATATGTTGGGTGTTGTTATAATGAAGTGATCTTGatggaaaccctattttgaagACCTATGACTTGGTCGCTGTTCGGCCCTTGAACCGGACCGTCTTCGACCAGGCATGTGAGAAATTGGAGGTTTGTTTATGTTCTGTTTGGTTACCTAGAAAGTTGaggaaaatagaagagaaatataGCATTATCAACTAATTTCTATTTGAATTACCATTTTTTCACTGAATGATGGTTTTATTGATGTCGTTTTTGGATCACCTAGGTAGATATAATCGCAATTAATTTCTCAGAGAAGCTGCCTTTCCGATTGAAGCTGCCTATATATGGTCAAACAAGGAGGCAAATGATATTACAATCTTATCGTTAGATGTCCAAACAAGGAGGCAAATGATATCCAATGCTAAGGTGGGACTTCCAAACTTTGTCTGTGGAacttaattttcttgaaaaaacttACTATAGGAATCTTTTATGTTAGTTTATCTTAAAGAGAGTTTGTTTCGAAAAAGAGATCGAAATAAGGTCCAAACCTGAGCTTCTTCTTGATATGTATATGTTATTaaattggtttgttttgtttctgaTGACAGGGCATTAGTATGTGTTATTCTTGGTTGATGTGGTTTTGGTTTGTAAAATTTGAACGAGTAGAGAACATCTTTGGTAGTGTATATATATGGGAGAGAATTTATATAAGATCAATATGTGGATTAGGTGATTGGGTATTTCAAAATGTACTAGACAAATGAATTTTATATAGGCTCTTTCATAATGCATAGATTATCGTATATTTTGTTTACTGCAGATTGCAAAAGGACCTCTAAAGCTAACAAATTATATACAGGGAAAAAGGTCTACAtacccccctcaaactatcacttaaTTGAAAATATCATTCCAGACTatcaaaaaattatcaatgtctCTCACGGCAAacgaaaaagacaaaaatgacttcataattttttcaataaaacaaaaatatccctataaattcaaaaaaaaaaatataggaaaaaattaaaataggaaaatttttaatttctttaaaaaaaataagtttttttttttttaaaaaaaaaaaacctttttaatatttattttaatttttaaatttggccatccttagtttttatgtatttatttattttattttttagtttagtatttgtttttaaaattttttgtattttttttattttattaaatgtaTTTTCGTTATTGGaaaaacattgacatttttgaaaatttatagaatattgtccaaattaaaaatttaaaaagatatttttagtTGGATAGTAGTACGAGGAATATGTAGACTTTAcgggattatatatataaagtcaaaacgtttaattattagtaaatatggtttggtttggtttaagGTGGCCATCAAAAGGTCACAATATGCTTATTTCATCTTTGAAATACAGAAGGGCGTTCCCGATATGATGTTGGAGTCCACCCCACCATGACGATTGACGGCCAACCGCAAAAGCAAACACGAAACAACCAGAAAAGCAAAGCATTCCCCTTCCCCTTTCTTCCAGAAAATAATCATAAATCCTACGATACAAGCAATAAAATAAGCATCACTCACAATAGAAAgattgtctctctctctctccacagaaaaacaacaaagacttGCAAGATTTAACCATGGATGGgtcttcctctttctctctctcttatttatGCTATGATCTAAATTCAATTCAGTTCAAACCCATATAGTATATAATTTCATTCTGATTTAAAtgtcattcatatatatatctctGAAAATCAAAATCTCAATCTGGGTTTGGTTGATTTTACACTcaattctattatttttcttaaattccttctctttttttcttgccAGATCTGAGTCGCCATACCCGAAAGACGATGACTTTGAGAGAGTGACATCAGCGTCAACCTCTGCAACAACGACAACGAGCGTGCACGTGACTGCCCTGGACGGCCTCGTCAACGTGAACTCGCTCTTCTCCGTCGCCGTCTTCGTGGGGCTCTCCCTCACCACCCCTAACCAGAATAGCCTGGGGAACAACACGGCCTGCAACGCCGGTGTTGACATGGTGAGGAAGCTGCTAGTCTTCGAGGTTGTCTCCTtcagcttcttcctcttctcctccctTGTCGCCCAAGGCCTAAAGTTGGCAATCAACCTGCTCAACAGCAAGGACGTCCACGAGGCCTTCCGCGCCCACATCAACATCAATGTCCTCAGGCTCGGCATGATGGGCTCCGCCATCGGCTCTGTCATGGGCTGCTTGTTCCTCATGCTGTCCATGGTCAACGTCATCCAGATCCGGTTGGGGTTGTTGTCCTGTGGGAGTAAATCTGCTATCCATGCAGTGGCGGCGTTGCTTTTCTTGGTTTCCTCTGCTCTTTTGGTTTATATTTCTACTACCATTTATGCTTTTTTGCACTGATtttgaaatctctctctctctctctctctctctctctctctatatatatatatatgcgcgcGCGTATGAGTGTTTGATTAAGTCCTCCTTGGTTAATGGAATGAGCATAATGTTGGCCtgattttggtttggaaatTTAGCTTTATTGAGCTCATTGTTGAAGTTCCCATCATTTTGATTTGGGTAATTAGCTTACTAATTAATGTTTGTTAACACATTAACGAACTACAAACTAAAGCCTTGTACATGAAAGGAATACAAACTAAAGCCAAAGCAAGCTTGTGGcttaaagaaaacaacaaataaagcaACCCAACAAAAATTAACTAGGAATGAAAGTACGCAAAGACAATGCATCAAATTAAGATGTGGGCCTATTGATGCTTAGCACGGATGCTAAGAACTCGGGCCACCATTAAATGTGGTTAATGGTGTATAAAGAACCCAGAAGACTCAAACACCGATACAAGGAAAAACATGGAGAtgacagaaaataaaaagcctAAAAATACAGAGATAACACAAACACAACACAGCACCGGAGGAGAGTCTCTTTTGCTTCTTACAGTCAAGTGTATGATTCGTAAATCCAAAGGGCACAAATCCTTGAAGCAAAGAAATAAGTTGTTTACAAGTGAATCCAAGAAAAACAAGTTGAGCACGTACGGTCAAGGCAACTCGAGGAGACCAGGGTTGACGTTTTTGTTCTCTATCAGTATTTAATGGCTTCCCACTCATAGTGGAGAGTCTGTAACTATGGAGATGCTTGAAAAACAACAAGGGAAAAGGGGCCATGGCATTTGTCCTTgtgggaataggatcctcttgACTCTTGAGGATACTATTCTCATAACAAAAAGCCAAACCCCTAAACGCAAAGAGCATAGTTGAAAAATATATAGGGAAAGATTAGCAAAACTCCGTTTAGATGGAAGGACGACATACAAATCAAGATTTCATTAAGATAAAATTCCTTCACATTTGCTCTCCGAACTGCACATAATTTGGCTAATTCTATAGAAAGGGCAAGTGAGCCTGATTCTGTACCTATTTTCTTTGTGAAGCTGTCTGAATTACATACAATTCGGATAGATAATTTGAGAGCACCTCATTCGAATTTTTTAAACCAAGACGGGATTCAGATCAAAATAATTTGCAATTTAGCAAAAAATGTGGATCTATTCTCACATGCCCGAGCAAGGAGACAACATGTTCGAGAACTGTTCAGACAAATAGGATTTATAATAAATCTcatatttattgttcaaattgTTAACAATACGAACAACCAAATTTCTAAAATTCTCTATCCATATAGTGGGTCACGTCATGGTGGAGGGTGCTGACCATGTTTTTAACCAAAGGGTCGTTGAAGGTTATATAGATCTTAAAGCACTCTCATCAGACTCCCTAaaatggttcccttccctatgtTTAGGGAAAATCTcacaaaaaacaccaaaaatcaaCCTCCAACAGATACCCTAAAATTGGGttttttggttgggaagcaacagtgcttcccaaccCATTGGGAAGCACTATTGCTACCCaacccattattttaataaaaaaaaaaaaatggctctcTCCTCTCTGTCCTCTCTTCTTCCCCCTTCCCGCTTCCAGAGATGACCAAGAAACAACTTCTTGCTGATTTTCCTTCACTTTCttaccaaacaaacaaataaccaccTTAATCACCACACAAAATTCACAAAATCCAACTACGAgaactaggggtgtacaagcggttataaccggcggttattggctaaaactgctaaccgcctagcggttattttattttaccaaccgcaaccgctaaccgcctaggcggaggcggttataaccggcggtttaaAACCGCTTTTGAATTCcggttttgggccgggtttaGACCGGTTTTGGGCTATGTTTACACCGGTTTTGGGCCAGGTTTACACCGGTTTTGGGCCTGTTTttgtacatattttaattttttcaagaaaaaaatttaatactttttgggcATTTTGTcctttggtacaaaattaacaaatctaaatacaaaattacaaatccaaaacacaaacataaccaaatccaaatctaatttttcaaatccaaataaccaaattcaaaaccaaaaaattacaaaattttggttttttatttttattttattttaatatatatatatatatatatatatataagcggttagcggttatttataaccgtttttaaaaccctataaccgctaaccgcctccgcctaggcggtttcCGGTTATTTATAACCTCTTTTAAAAGCTGTTAAcggttataagcggttagcggttttaagcggttagcggttttaaagcggttataaccgctccgtttgaACACCCCTAACGAGAACAatcagaaaccaaaaaaaaaaaaaaaaaaaccccaaatccATGTCTCCCAAACAAAGCAATCAGATTATTCATTGGAGAACTACCAGATCTTGTAGTCTTGTGGGAAAATTGGCTCTCCGTCAACCCACCAAAATTCGGCCCCTGTTTTGTGTCTCTTCCGTCAACCCACTGGAAATTCTGCCCTTGTTTTGCCCGCGACGACCCAACAGAGATCCACCGGAGACGACGTCGTATTGTGGTTCTGCACCCCCGAATCGTGATCAATCTCCAACACCATCGACGACGAATCCACATCCATTGCTTCAATCCACGATTCGAGCCCTACCTTAGAGATTGGAGCTAGAATTTCCGCAAAATCACATTTCTAGAATTTTCAGAAGAGATTTCTGAGTtggttttgagagagaggacGGAGAAGATGAGAGATGAAGGTGatgggttttgagagagagagagagagagagagagagagagaggacggaGAAGATGAGAGGAAGTTTctggagaagacgagagagatgaagagagaaaaaaaaataaaaaataaaaataaaataataaagagaaaaaataataaaataagataaagaaagagtatttaattgatatagacaaaatttagagaatttactatagggtgtttttttatatGGAAACAAAAAGcggttttgttccctaaatatagggaaattGATGGGATTGCTCttaaagagaaggaagaaaaactaATAGCTAAAGAGatcaaaaaataattgaaaatatataaatgtagaGTGATTTTATAAGGTATTGGAACATTTCAAACATTATCCTTTCCATTGCTCGTAATAGCTAAATGTCACATCAAGCTTTAACAcaaaaattgattgaaaaaattcaaaggaTAAAACGCAGATCTCCGCTCCAACATCATTGCAATATCTTAGGGATTTAATATATGATGTTTGGTGGGCCTCCCACAGGAAAGCAACACTTGGATGCCAGTTTAGAGATTTAACTACCAATACTTTGTGGTTCCAACAAACATTCTCTTCCACCTTCTACTTTCCTTAGGAGTATAACTTCAATACGGCATTGGCAAAAACCAAGAGGTTTTTGCCCTCCAATTAAGGATTGACACATcaacatcaaacaaaaaaaaacaaaaaacgcaAATGCTAACAAAACACTGAATCCAACCTTTTCtttcactcttttagtcttaaaaaaaatatatattacaaaaaagaaaaaaaaaaaaaaagccatccCAGCCACCGCTCACTGCCCCACGCCGGACGCCGCTGCCAGCTCCGCCGCTCCTTCACCGTTAAgttcaacctctctctctccggcagtAAGACTCGAGAAAGGCCGTACACCGTTGTTCCCACTTGACAAAATCATCGAATTTAGACCAGGggattttcatatatataatgatGGGTTGCCATAATCGTTTGCTTGCATAGAGGATGTCCTCTGTTGGGCTAAGACAAAAAAATACAAGGTTTATTTGACAGAAAATAGCAGCCGATTTTCATTTTGAAGGTTTACAGCATTTCAGTACACTCATTGAGGTGCTTTGTCGAGAGAAACAAAATATCTGTTCAAGCATTTTGTTTTATACAAGATCTGCTCTTGAACCCTGCTTCTGGTTTGAATACACAAGGCTACAAAACTACCAAATGGACCCATTATGCCTTTTGTACAAAACGCCTACGGAACAAGTGAGCAAAGAAACACATGCTGAGAAACCCAAAATCCTAGAAACTACTGCGTACTGTATCATTCATCTTCTCCCCCACAAGACTATCTTTCACTCGTAGCCTCAAATCACGCTCAAAAGCTCTCTGGGAAAGAACAAACACAGCAAAAGCGAGATCTTGAGGCAACATCGATGGATTAGCAGTGTTGGGTGGAGTTAGGGTTCGGCTTGGGCGTAGGCAGCGTGGTTCAGTCCGGTCGGTGGCGGTAGTGTCCGGTCTGGGCAGTGCCACGGTGGGCTGCAGATTTGGGGCGGCGATGGTGCAGATCTTCTGGTTTCTTCGACATCCATTGATCATGATTtggggatttttattttttttagaaggaaAAATGGGAAGTTGTGAGAGGGATCCGGTGGATCagcattattttattttttggtttttagctTACGTGTCAATTggttattggtgggcaaaaaacaCTTGTATTTTGCCATGACCGAACAGAAGTTGCACTCTTCCTTAGACCTTCTTCCACAAGTTTTCCATCATCTCAATTACACGTTTATACCCtttaaaaagatgaagaatgtTAGAGTTCTTTCTAGTGTTTTTTTGGTGTCCATCTCTAAAAATCGATttaaatctcattaaaaaaaaaaaaaaaaaaaaactcgcaAAAAGTTGTTCTCACAAAAATGTGTATGTGGAGCTTCTTTCACGCGTTGCTTGGCTATCACTTGTCATGATAAGATATTTTTTCTTgacataataaataattattattaagaaaaaactttcaatttggatgTGGTGTAAAAGACAACCCACTTTTATAGCTTTTAATAAAAGTGGGTTGATAGGCAAACGTTTGTCTACAAAATCTCATCATTCTCCATGGGTATGTGATACTCTGATAGCAGTTTGAAAGTTTGCCAATCCTCTTGGGATTGAAATCCTCTCTTCAAATAAGTTATAATTATGCCCATCCGACGATCGTGGTTcccttttttatgtttttagtattttacttttttaaaacttttaataaggacataattatattttcatgtcatttttgttatttatttgagggaaaaataaacaaagatctTAGATTTAAAATCTTTGTAAACTTGGGtattaagttttcaaaattgaaattggGGTGTTAATGTCAAAATCAAGCGCCGGAGTTGTAGCatattttcccttttatttcttattttgctATCCTGATTTGTTTGTAAATACTTGTAGTCTTGAAGGTATGCCTTTATTGCTCTAAGAAGTGGAgaataaattatttacacaagACTTAATTTGGGGAGaacatttgataaaaataaaaataaaaaaaaataaaaaacttcacttacccccTAATGTTTAGGCACTTTTACGAGCGTAATCTCAAAGATTAAAAAGTTGTAATGTTAGGTTGTCatgttttaaaagtatttgtTAAGATTTAAGATTAAATCAACCGGTTAATGTCCCCAAAAAATAGGTCAATTAGCTAGAGATCACGTCTCAACTATATTTCATTAATACAAttttctcaaaactcaaaaggaaaaagtaagCATAGTCCCCTTAAAATATCATCACATTATTAATGTCCTCCCAAAGCaccaaaacaatgtcaatgtcacACTCAAAgccaacaaaagaacaaaaaataaccttcaaaaattttcagtaagacaaaaatatccttacaaatttgaaaatcaattTGTTTCATTCTTGTAATCTTTTACATTTTCTATGAGTTAATTAGTCCATTGCCATGAATTCAGATCTGAAGTAATTTGACTTGGATTCAGGGGAGTTTAGttcaaaattatcaaattaaaaatcaaaagcttAAAACCAAATATTAAATGTAAAACAACACTACTGAAAGATGAATATGTCCACCCTACCAAAAGGTAAGCTACACTTTAATTCTGGAAATCATCTCATTCAAAAcagaagtaagaaaaaaaataactcatATAAGTCTCACAGATTAGAAGTACAACTCTAACAGTAAGGCTTTTGGCCGAGGGTGTGGCGATGAGatcacttcttcttttctccagCTCCACCAGACCTGAAGACAAGTCCCCCATaaacaaaataagataaaacaattgaaaatcataAGAACCATAACTCTTTACAATGAAGTTTTGAGTAACAGAATTTGCAAGAATTATATATTAACCTCATCTTGCGAAGAACATTAGACATTTCCTCACGCTTCTTCTTTGCCCTCTTGTGAGTGCCGAGCTTTCTCTTAGCAACTTTGAGCGCCCGCTTGTCCTTTCCAACCTTCAGAAGCTCAGTGATCCTCTTCTCATATGGTGCATATCCAGCAACTTCCCTTATCAAGTTCCTCACAAAGTGGACTCTTTTACTAGTTTTCTGCatgtgtaataataataataaacaatcaACAGATTGTGCCATGAAAGAATATcaaaacagaaaatttaaaccTCACtaataatcatttaaatttaacCACTTAACAACCAAGAAAAAATATGTTAACTGTAAAAAGTGCTCTTCTTACTTTAATATGCTAACATCAATACAGTTTTTTTGCTTTAATGATTCCCAAATGCAAAATATCATGAAAGAATATcaaaacagaaaatttaaatcatAGTCAGAATGATTTAATTGAAACCAATTTATTCTTTAGGCAAAATCCCACTAGAAGGCAGAACAATAATGGTAGAACAATGATAGGCCACTTAAACCACTGTAATAAGTGCTCTTCTTTACTTTAATATGCTAAAATCAATACAGTTTTTTGCTTCAATGATTcccaaatgtttaaaaaaaaaacataagagacTCCATAAGAGAATGTTAGGAAATGAATCAACTTACTCCTTTGCGATCAGAGGGACGTGGGGCTAATTCTTTCTTGGTGACAACATGGCCTTTGCTCAAGCCCACAAAGAGGCCAGTATTTGGCTGTTTTGGAGCCATTACCTGCTTACAAAATCAATATTCAGTTACCCTTCCTTCATCTAATCAAATCAAAATCACAACACAcgaagcttctttttttttttttttaatatcagcCCATTTTGGTCAAAACATTTAACCGAATTCAGAATTTTTGACATGAATAAGTCTTCCCATCATATTAATATTCTTAAACTATGACAACCAGCATGCAGATTCACACATTTTTAGAACCCATGGTACGAATTAAACctcttgaaaacaaaataaaatcacagaaattttaattaacaaaaCTGAGTTGGGTTTCAAAACTAGCACATTTATTCTTTACTTCAACATAGAtctgacccaaaaaaaaaaaaaaaaaaaaaaaaaaaaaaaaaaaaaacagctaaAACAGAGGAAAGGAAAGATAATTCACAGATGAGCAAAATTGAAATCAAATGGGAGAGTCAGATTTTGTCTAAGGAGCAAAGATCTGAAAGGTACTCACCGAACAAAGGTCTCTGAGCTCTGCGGAGAGTGGGGGGCGCGCGCGAAACGTAATGGCTAGGGTTTTCTCAGCGGAGCGGAACTAGGGTTTTGTAGGGCTTGCGTGCGCTTTGGCTTGGGTGATCTAACGGGTGAAAATTCGTTTTCGAGATGAAGGTGGATCTTAGCCGTCGACTGGAGGGTTTGAAGAAGAATGATGTTATTAGACCGACTGGGCCGTTTTTCAATCATGTTGGAGTGGCCCTGCCACGTATGTGCTGTGAAAAAAATTGTCATGAATGGGCCCAATGCCCAATTTGTTTCTTACCAATACccaatttgtttcttttttataaaaaaaaaaaaaaaaaaaaaaaaaaaaaaaaaaaaattataatttgatccCCAAACTACTAGTCATTCTATGAATGACTCTCCAAAGTCTGAACTAACAACTCTAGCCTTCAAActattaaaatctttaaaaaaatgtccATTTTGATGAAATATGCCCATAATATCCTTGTTACGcgtcatttttaaattaaaaataataaattaaataaattaaaaaaaaaattaaactaaaaagctaaaaactaaaaaaactattttctttttaacttttatttttatagtgtTTGACTATTTGGGGAGGGGGTGGCCCCCAAGGCCTGGGGTGGTCGCACTCCACTCCCCGATCCCTAGGGGTGACTATGTGGCCACCTATACAGCCACCCCTCgaccctagggggtggccgcgagccaccctagGAGCGTCGGCC harbors:
- the LOC133879801 gene encoding large ribosomal subunit protein eL36x-like; the protein is MAPKQPNTGLFVGLSKGHVVTKKELAPRPSDRKGKTSKRVHFVRNLIREVAGYAPYEKRITELLKVGKDKRALKVAKRKLGTHKRAKKKREEMSNVLRKMRSGGAGEKKK
- the LOC133880690 gene encoding uncharacterized protein LOC133880690 produces the protein MDGSESPYPKDDDFERVTSASTSATTTTSVHVTALDGLVNVNSLFSVAVFVGLSLTTPNQNSLGNNTACNAGVDMVRKLLVFEVVSFSFFLFSSLVAQGLKLAINLLNSKDVHEAFRAHININVLRLGMMGSAIGSVMGCLFLMLSMVNVIQIRLGLLSCGSKSAIHAVAALLFLVSSALLVYISTTIYAFLH